The DNA region GCTCGACGCCGGGCGGATCGACGGCGCCGGTTTCTTCCGGCTCTACTGGCAGGTCGCGATGCCGTTGTTCCGGCCCGCGCTGGCGTTCCTCGGCATCTTCACCTTCATCAGCATCTGGAACGACTACATCTGGCCGCTGGTCGTGATGATCGACCCCGACAGGGTCACCCTCCAGGTCGCCCTGGCGAACCTCAACGTCCTCTACAACACCGACTACTCCCTGGTGATGGCAGGTGCGTTGATGAGCGTCGTTCCGCTGATCATCGTGTTCCTGATCGGGGCGCGGCACTTCCTCAGGGACCTCGCCGCGGGTGCCACGAAGATGTGACCCGGCCACGAACGTGCGGGGCGCCCCCCGGGATGGGGGGCGCCCCGCACGTTCGTGGTGAGGTGGTGGGCTACAGCGCCTGGGCCGACGGCTTCACCATGCCGCGGACCGTGCGGGACTTGACGAAGTTGCCGAGGGCCGTCATCTCCCACTCGCCGGAGAACTGCTTGATGAGCTTGGCCATCATCACGCCGGTCTGGGGCTCCGCGGTCGTGAGGTCGAAGCGGACCAGCTCCTCGCCCGTGGCGGCGTCCAGGAGGCGGCAGTAGGCCTTGGCGACCTCGGTGAACTTCTGGCCGGAGAAGGAGTTCACCGTGAAGACCAGGCCGGTGACCTCCTGGGGGAGCCGGCCCAGGTCCACGACGATCACCTCGTCGTCTCCGCCGCCCTCGCCCGTGAGGTTGTCGCCGGAGTGCTTGATCGCGCCGTTCACGATCGAGAGCTTGCCGAAGTAGCAGCTGTCGATGTGGTTGCGCTGAGGGCCGTACGCGATGACCGACGCGTCCAGGTCGATGTCCTTGCCGCGGTACGCCGGCTCCCAGCCGAGGCCCATCTTCACCTGGGAGAGGAACGGGCGGCCGCCCTTGACCAGGGACACGGTCTGGTTCTTCTGGAGGCTTACGCGGCCCTTGTCTAGGTTGATCTTCCCGGCGCCCGGGGCGGGGGCGGCAGGTGCCGCCGGGGGCGCGGGCGGTGCCGCGGGCGCGGTGACGGGCGGGGCCGGGGGTGTCACCGGGGTCTGGATCGTGGGGGCCGGCGGGGCGACCGGGGCCGCTGCCTGGGCCGGGGCGGCCGGCTCCTCCACCGTCACGCCGAAGTCCGTGGCGATGCCCGCCAGGCCGTTCGAGTACCCCTGGCCGACCGCTCGGGCCTTCCATGCGCCGTTGCGCAGGTAGACCTCGACGATCACCAGGGCCGTC from Streptomyces sp. NBC_00258 includes:
- a CDS encoding TerD family protein — encoded protein: MTPGSNIPLPVTRVTVDVAAPVRLDVSGLLLTADGKVRSDDDFIFYNQPTGQGVTYRSGGGTSPDSITVDTTAVPPGIEKIVVTASPDAAGQTFQGVEPTATIRNADDNSVLASFTPPQLGSETALVIVEVYLRNGAWKARAVGQGYSNGLAGIATDFGVTVEEPAAPAQAAAPVAPPAPTIQTPVTPPAPPVTAPAAPPAPPAAPAAPAPGAGKINLDKGRVSLQKNQTVSLVKGGRPFLSQVKMGLGWEPAYRGKDIDLDASVIAYGPQRNHIDSCYFGKLSIVNGAIKHSGDNLTGEGGGDDEVIVVDLGRLPQEVTGLVFTVNSFSGQKFTEVAKAYCRLLDAATGEELVRFDLTTAEPQTGVMMAKLIKQFSGEWEMTALGNFVKSRTVRGMVKPSAQAL